Within the Sulfitobacter sp. JL08 genome, the region ATTGTGTTGTCGCTCAGTCCGCGTTCGTCAAGCCAGTCAAGCACCAGACCGATATCATGGTCGTGTTGCAACATGCCTGATCCATGCATGTCGGCCTCGGATGTGAACTCTTCCGCGGCATAGCGCCATTCTTCGTTCAGACGGGTGTAAAGATGCATCCGGCTGGTGTTGAGCCAGACAAAAAACGGCTCGTTCGCCTCTTGTGCGTTGGCCATGAATTGCTTGGCCAACGGAATAACCTCGGCTTCGTCAAACATTTTCATCCGCTCTTGCGTCAGCGGGCCGGTATCTTCGATGGTCTGGTTGCCGACCACGCCGAAACGGGGGTGCTCGGTTTCGTCAAACGTGTCGGTTGCAAAGCTGTGGATCACGCCGCGCGTTCCGAACCGTTCTTCATATGCCTCAAGCGAACCGGCAAATTGTTCCCCGGAGCGCTGATAGTCGCGCTGTTCGGATTCTTCCTGCGTGTTCAGGTGATAAAGGTTGCCAAAAAACTCATCAAACCCGTGTACAGTGGGCAGATGTTCGTTGCGGTCCCCCAGATGGTTCTTGCCGAAATGGCCGGTCCGATAGCCGATATCCTTCAGTTCTTCGGACAAAGTAGGCGACGCCGCCTGAAGCCCAAGCGGCGATCCCGGCTGCCCCACTGTCGTCATGCCGGACCGGATCGGATACTGGCCCGTGATGAACGCCGCGCGTCCTGCTGTGCAACTGGGCTGGGCATAGTGATCGGTAAACCGGATGCCTTCATTGGCGATCCGGTCGATATTGGGGGTGGTATAACCCATCGTTCCGGCCCCGTAGGCAGACAGGTTCTGCCAGCCGATATCATCCCCCCAGATCACCAGGATATTGGGGCGCGACGTATCCTGTGCCGACGCAAACCCGGCACAGAACATGGTGATGCAACATGCAGAAATTGTAACAGATTTATAAAAAATTTTGGCATACCCTCCTGTTTCGAAAATATAATATTGGGATGATAGATTGATCCTGCCTGCTTTCAAGTCAGGATTGTATGAAATTATTGTGGCGCAACCATGCGTCTGGCTAACCGGTGGCTTTGGGTCGTGCGTTCAGCGCCAGTATCTTGGTTTTGAGATCCTGCGCGATGCCCATTTCGATCGCTTCAGCCAGTTCCGGCGCGACGACGCGCATTTTGCGGATTTCATATGTCGGGATCATCCAGTAGCGCGACGGCGCGGCAACCACCGCCGTGGCGGACGCGTTGCTGTTGTCCAGCAGGGACATTTCGCCGATGAAGTTGCCCGGACCACAGGTGCCGACCTTGTGACCATCGCACATGATATCAACCTGTCCGGACAGCAGGTACACCAGAAAGCGCACCGGCCGGTTCTGCCGGGTCAGTTCGGTGCCCGCTGTGCCATCGGCCCAGAACCCCATGTTCAGGATCGCGCGCGCAAAATGCGGGTCCAGCCGCGACAGGCGTGCATTGACCAGCGCCTGTTCGTCCGCGTTGAATCTTGTGCGTCGGTTCTTGTTCCAGATCAGGGCGATCTGCACCACGTTGACCGTAACCAGCAGCGTTTCCCAGAATACGCCGATCGGATCCTTGAGCCAGATCGTATCATAGGTGATGGCCACGAGGGCCGAGGCGATCACCAGTATGCGCAACCGGGTGATATCGCGCATCAGCATCGATGCGACCAGCAACAGATAAGACGTGTGCCCGACAAGCCCGCCCGTCGAAAACGCCGATTCCAGTGTAAGTTCCATTCAGGCGTCTCCGTTTGAACTGTGCAAAACGCTACAGCGCAAAGCGGTTTCGATCCAGCCGCTTAGGCGATGCGGGCAAAATGCCTCACCAAAGTGTGGTTTGGGATTGAACCGTCGGCAGGCTAGGGTGAATTGCGAAACCACGGCGAAAGGATAGATCATGCGCACCCTTATTCTGGCGCTGCTGTTTGCGGGGGGCGTTGCGCGCCTTGCGCAGGCGCAAGAGGACGCCCCGACCACGGAACCACCGATGACGCTGGACCGTATGGCGCAGATCGTGATGGCGCTTGATCCCGAAGCAAAACAGATGGGGCCCGCGTTCGAGTTGTCGATAGACGATGTGCCGATCCTGATCATCACCGATCCGCGCGCCGACCGGATGCGCGCGATGGTGCCGATCCGTCTGGCCGAAGATATTGATGCGGCGGAATGGCAGCGCCTGATGCAGGCCAATTTCGACAGCGCGCTGGATGCGCGATATGCCGTGGCGCAGGGGCGTTTGTGGGCGGTTTTCATCCACCCGTTGTCGCCGCTGGAGCGGGATCAGTTCATTTCGGGCATCGGCCAGACGGTGAATGTCGCCCAGACCCCAGACCTATGGATCGCTTTACACCGGCGGGGCGATGCAGTTCGGGGGCGGCGATTCCGTTCCGTTACAGCGCCAGCTGATCGACCGGTTGTTGGAAAAGGGCGAAGAAATCTAGGGCACGCCTGGGCCGCTATTGGCCCGGATCGATCCCTTCGACACTGACAAGCCGGGCGGAACTGCACGCATCACGGATTGATTTGAGACCCTGATAGGTTGCGCTGTTGTAGAAACTCTCGAAATGCGCGACCGAAGGGAATTCAAGCAGCACGATCCGGCGCGGCTCCCAATCGCCCTCATAAACCTTGTGCGCCCCGCCGCGTGACAGATATTTCGCACCTGCCGCTTCAAGCGCGGGTTTCACGCCAAGCATAAAGCTTTGATATTGCTCGGCATCGTGGATTTCGACGTCAAAAATCGCATAGGCTGCCATGGCGTGTCTTTCCGGCTTGGTCGGGTTGAACTGAGTCGGCACCAGAGTGCGGGTTTCGAAATCACTCTGGCGTGGTGCTGGTCTTCAGGAACGCGATCAGGTCGGCGCGGTCGGCGGCGGATGTGATGCGTTGCAGCGGCATTTTCGATCCGGGAATATAATCATCGGGGCCGTGATCGAACAGCAGATCAATGGTGGTTTCGGACCAGATGATATCCGAGGTTTTCAGCGTGTCCGAATAGGAATACCCGTCGATCGTACCGGCGGGGCGCCCGAACACCTGATACAGTGTCGGCCCGGCGCGGCGTTCGCTGTCGGGGCCCAGCGTGTGGCAGATCGAACATTTGCGCTGGAACTGGCGTTCGCCATTGCTCATTTCTTCGGGCGGGGTCTGATAGCTGCGTTGCCCGGCGGCCATCTGGTTGGCCTTGACCATATTGTTCACCGGCCAGCTGTACATCGCATTGTCCAGCCCGCCCGCGTGGATGTTCTGCCCGTCCGGTGAAAATGCCAGCGCCCAGACCGGCCCGCTGGTCGAGGCCTGGAAATCATCCGCGACCCGCCAGTTTTCCGTATCGACCATCATGATATAGCCCTGACCATCGCCCACCGCGATCCGCGCGGTTCCGGCGTGCTGGGCCAGTGCCAGTATCGGGCGGTGACCCAGCGTGAAATCGCCCAGAACTTCTCCGTCTGGCAGGGACAGCACGCGGGTGCCGCCATCAACTGCGCCATAGGCGATCCAGTTGTCATCAGGGGCCAGTTCGATCGCATTGATGCCGAACCCGTGTTCCACCAGCAGCCGTTCCACCGCGCCTGTCGCCGTGTTCCACACCCGCAACGTGCCATCGCCGGACGCGGTAATCAGCTGTGTGCCGTCGCCTGAAAACACGACATCGTTCACGATATTGCCGTGGCCGCGCATTTCCACCGGTGGCGCATCGCCCTTTAGCGGCCAGACCCGCGCGGTTCTGTCCCAGCTGGCCGAGGCCACGTATTTACCATCCGGTGACACCGCCAGTTGCAGGATCTTCGCTGCATGCCGCCCCAAGAGCCGCGAGGTGCCTGCCGCGCTGTCCCACAGGCGAATGGAATAATCATCCCCCGCCGAAACCACCCTGCCATCGCCCAGATAGACAACCGCATTCACCGCCGCATCATGCCCGTCCAGCCATGTCGGCGCCCCGTTGCGCCACAGCCCGACGGTGTTGTCAAAACTGGCCGTCAGGATCGTACCGTCACCGGCCGCCGCGATGCCCTTGATCGGGCCGCCATGGCCCTTGAGGGTATAGAATTCCTGCGCCCCGGCGTGCCCCGAAGCGGCGAATAGAAACAATGCCGCGCCACATATGGCGCGCCAGCCCGGTAACGCAGGCCGGAACCGTGCCTGCGGCGGGATATTTGCATCTGCTTTGGTCACATTACCATCAAGTGGACTGCCCGAACCTGAACCTGCGTAACAACGCCAGTAACGCCAGATATTACATCAAGTTCCGGCTTCGGTCTATCGGTTGCAAACACAGACGGCGCGGCCCTGCCTGTCGCGGCGCTGCGCTGGTGTATTCACCCGCCGATCCTTGTGCCGGCGCAACCTGGCCAACATGGCCGAACCCCCTTGCCAACAAGGCAAAGCTGACCTATACCCCGCCTCGTCTAAGCGGCGGTCCAGATCGCAGACATATATGAGCAGGGTCGGGGGAATACGCCGGCCCTTCGTTTATTTGGACCAAAGCCCGTGACCAACTGAAACCCAAAGACCGGCGGAGACAACCGTTCGGCCCGTATAAACGCTAGATTAGGAAACCAGAGACCACATGGCTCAATCAACATCTATGGACGAATTCGAAGCCCTTTTGAACGAAAGCTTCGAAATGGACACACCCGAAGAAGGGTCTGTCGTTAAAGGCAAGGTCATCGCGATCGAAGCGGGACAAGCCATCATCGACGTCGGCTACAAAATGGAAGGCCGCGTTGAACTTAAAGAATTCGCAAATCCCGGGGAAGCTCCTGAAATCGCCGTTGGCGACGAAGTAGAAGTGTTCCTGCGTCAGGTCGAGAACGCGCGCGGCGAAGCCGTTATTTCGCGTGAAATGGCCCGCCGCGAAGAAGCCTGGGACCGTCTGGAAAAAGCCTACGAAAAAGAAGAGCGTGTCGAAGGCGCGATCTTTGGTCGTGTCAAAGGCGGCTTTACAGTCGATCTGGGCGGGGCGGTTGCGTTCCTTCCCGGTTCGCAGGTCGATGTGCGCCCGGTGCGCGATGCCGGCCCGCTGATGGGTCTGAAGCAGCCGTTCCAGGTTCTGAAAATGGACCGCCGCCGTGGCAACATCGTTGTGTCGCGTCGTGCCATCCTTGAAGAATCCCGTGCCGAACAGCGCGCCGAAGTCATCGGCAACCTGACCGAAGGCCAGGAAGTCGACGGTGTGGTCAAGAACATCACCGAATACGGTGCGTTCGTTGATCTGGGCGGTGTTGACGGCCTGCTGCACGTTACCGACATGGCATGGCGCCGTGTGAACCACCCGTCGGAAATTCTGACAATCGGTGAAACGATCAAGGTGCAGGTCATCAAGATCAACAAGGAAACCCACCGGATTTCCCTTGGTATGAAGCAGTTGCAGGAAGATCCTTGGGATCTGGTGGCTGGCAAGTACCCGCTGGGATCGACCCACACAGGCCGCGTGACCAACATCACCGACTACGGTGCGTTTGTTGAGCTGGAACCCGGTGTCGAAGGTCTGGTGCACGTTTCGGAAATGTCGTGGACCAAGAAAAACGTACATCCCGGCAAGATCGTTTCGACCAGCCAGGAAGTCGAAGTCATGGTTCTGGAAATCGACAGCGCCAAGCGCCGCGTTTCCCTGGGTCTGAAACAGACACAGCGCAACCCGTGGGAAGTGTTTGCAGAAACCCACCCCGAGGGCACCGAAGTCGAAGGCGAAGTCAAGAACATCACCGAATTCGGTCTGTTCATCGGTCTCGAAGGCGACATCGACGGCATGGTTCACCTGTCCGACCTGAGCTGGGACGAGCGCGGCGAAGACGCGATCCAGTCCTATCACAAGGGCGACATGGTGCAGGCGGTCGTGTCCGAAGTGGATGTGGAAAAAGAACGCATTTCACTGTCGGTCAAAGCCTTGGGCGGTGACAAGTTCGCAGAAGCGGTGGGCGGCGTGAAACGCGGATCGATCGTGACCGTGACAGTAACGTCGATCGAAGATGGCGGCATCGAAGTGGAATATGAAGGCATGAAATCCTTCATCCGCCGCTCTGACCTGTCGCGTGATCGTGCCGAACAGCGCCCCGAGCGGTTCAGCGTGGGTGACAAGGTTGATGTGCGCATCACCAATGTCGACGCGAAAACCCGCCGTCTGGGCGTGTCGATTAAGGCGCGCGAGATTGCAGAGGAAAAAGAAGCTGTCCAGCAATACGGCAGCTCGGATTCCGGCGCATCGCTGGGCGACATTCTGGGCGCGGCCCTGAAGGGCGACGAATAAGACCTGACGCCATTCCGGCGTTGAGTGATACGGCCCCGCACATCGCGTGCGGGGCCGTTTTTTATCGCGAATCGTTTTGGTCAAAAACGGTGGCGCCGCAACGCGGCATTCAACAATCGGTGCCCAACTTGGCGCTTTGATGCCTTCACATGGTAGAATGTGACCGGATTTCACGCGTATAAGGCATTATTTTTGCTACATTATCGTGCTTATTGTTTCCGCGGCGCAGGTTTGTTCCTATAGTTTGAAAGAACTCGGAACGAAAAAAAGAAACTACACCTCGGGGGGACCAACCGATGATCCGGTCGGAACTGATTCAAAAAATTGCAGACGACAACCCGCACTTGTACCAACGGGATGTCGAACGAATTGTGAACACGATCTTTGACGAGATCACCAATGCAATGGCACGGGGCGATCGTGTCGAACTGCGCGGTTTCGGCGCGTTCTCTGTCAAGAAACGCGATGCGCGCGTCGGGCGCAATCCGCGCACTGGCGAAACAGTGCAGGTCGAGGAAAAACACGTGCCGTTCTTCAAGACCGGAAAACTGCTGCGTGACCGTCTGAACGGAAAGTAAAACAGGTAATGCGCTATATCCGCTATGCGTTTCTGGCCACTCTGGCCATTGTTCTTGTCTGCCTTGCGCTGGCCAATCGTACGCACGTCACGGTCAGCACGATGCCCGAAGGCCTGCCCGATCCGCTGGGATTGCGCCACAGTGTCGATCTGCCGCTGTTTGTCATCATTTTCGGCGGCATCGTGGCGGGGCTGATCATCGGATTTGTCTGGGAATGGATGCGCGAATACAAACACCGCGCCGAAGCGACACGCAAATCACGCGAGGTGCGCAAGCTGGAGCGTGAAGTGACCAAGTTGAAAGGCGAGAAGCACGAGGGTAAAGACGAGGTGCTTGCCCTGCTGGAAGACGCACGCTGACCCGCAACCGATCAAAGGCCACCTGACAGATGACATCCCGGATCCGCGTAAAATTGTGCGGCCTGACACTGCCGTCGGATATTGCCGTGGCGGCCAAATCGGGCGCGGCCTATATCGGGTTCAACTTTTTCCCCAAATCGCCGCGCTATGTCGATTTTCAAAAGGCGGCAGACCTTGCGGCCGCTGTGCCCGCTGGCATCTGCAAGGTTGCGCTGACGGTCAACGCGGACAATGCGATGCTGGATGCGCTGACGACGGCTGTACCTGTCGATATGTTGCAACTTCATGGCAGCGAAACGCCCGAGCGTGTGGCCGAGATCAAGGCGCGTTACGGTTTGCCGGTGATGAAGGTGATCGGCGTGGCCGATGCCGGTGATCTGGAGGCGCTGGATGTCTACAACCGTGTGGCCGATCAGATCATGGTGGATGCCAAGCCGCCAAAGATGGCCGAATTGCCGGGCGGCAACGGTCTGGCCTTTGACTGGCGCCTGATTGCCGGGCGCCGCTGGCCGGTGCCGTGGATGCTGGCCGGTGGTCTGACCGCTCAGAACGTCGCCGAAGCGATCCGGATGACAGGCGCTGTTCAGGTCGATGTTGCCTCGGGCATCGAAAGCGCGCCGGGGATCAAGGATCCTGCGAAAATCGTGGCGTTTCTGGACGCCGCGCACGCGGCATGAGCGTGGTGTTCAGGTTGGCCGGGGTGGCGGATGTGCCCGCGGTCGTGGCCCTGTTGCGCGATGACATGCTGGGGCAGGCGCGCGAAGGGCTGGACATGGACGACTACATTGCCGCCTTTCACCAGATGCAATCCGAAGGCCACAATCATCTGATTGTGGGCGAAAGTGATGGCCGGATCGTAGCGACCTATCAGCTGACATTCATTCGCGGCCTGTCCCTGCGCGCCGCGCGCCGCGCCCAGATCGAAAGCGTCCGGGTGGCGAGCGACATGCGCGGCCAACAGATCGGTGAGGCGCTGATTGGCGATGCCGAAAACCGCGCGCGTGCCGCCGGATGCAGCCTGATGCAACTGACAATGAACGCGTCGCGCACCGATAGTGCGCGCTTCTACCAACGCGTTGGGTTTACCCCTTCGCATATCGGGTATAAACGCGACCTGACGTGATCTGCGGAGGCCAAAATGGCAAATGATCTTTTCAATTCTTTCATGACGGGGCCGGATGAAAACGGCCGCTTTGGCGACTTTGGCGGGCGCTTTGTGTCCGAAACGCTGATGCCCCTGATCCTGAGCCTTGAGGAAGAATACGAAAAGGCCAAGACAGACGAAAGTTTCTGGGCGGAAATGAACGATCTGTGGACCCATTATGTGGGTCGCCCCAGCCCGCTTTATTTTGCCGAACGGCTGACCGATCATCTGGGCGGCGCCAAAATCTATATGAAGCGCGACGAGTTGAACCACACAGGCGCGCACAAGATCAACAACGTGCTGGGCCAGATCATTCTGGCGCGGCGCATGGGCAAGACCCGGATCATCGCGGAAACCGGTGCCGGCCAGCACGGCGTGGCCACCGCAACCGTCTGTGCGAAATTCGGGCTGAAATGCATCGTTTACATGGGCGCGCATGATGTCGAACGTCAGGCCCCCAACGTGTTCCGGATGAAACTGCTCGGGGCCGAGGTTGTGCCCGTCACATCGGGGCGCGGCACCCTCAAGGATGCGATGAACGATGCGCTGCGCGACTGGGTGACCAATGTGCGCGATACGTTTTATTGCATTGGCACGGTGGCCGGCCCGCATCCCTATCCCGCGATGGTGCGCGATTTCCAAAGCATCATCGGCAAGGAAGTGCGCGACCAGATGACAGCCGCCGAAGGCCGCTTTCCCGACACGCTGATCGCCGCGATTGGCGGCGGATCAAACGCGATGGGCCTGTTCTATCCGTTTCTGGATGACAAGGAGGTCGGCATTATCGGGGTCGAGGCCGGCGGCAAGGGCGTCAACGCCAAGATGGAACATTGCGCCTCCTTGACCGGTGGCCGCCCCGGCGTGCTGCACGGCAACCGCACCTATCTGTTGCAGGATGATGACGGGCAGATATTGGAAGGCTTCAGCATTTCCGCGGGTCTGGATTACCCCGGCATCGGGCCGGAACACGCCTGGCTGCACGATATCGGACGCGCGCAATATGTGTCGATCACCGATGTCGAGGCGCTCGCGGCGTTCCAGCTGTGCTGCACCATGGAAGGCATCATTCCCGCGCTGGAACCCAGCCACGCACTGGCCCACGTGATGAAGATCGCCCCCGACCTGCCCAGGGACCACCTGATCTGCATGAACATGTGCGGCCGCGGCGACAAGGATATCTTTACGGTCGCCCGTGCGCTGGGGTTTGAAATGGGCGAGTTTGCTTAGGGGGGTGTGAAACACGCCGGGTTTTGCGTCTGTCTAAGGTACGGTTGGACGCCCACCGTGAACAAGGGCTTTGAGGCGATGCTGTTGAGGCAGCGTACCGTACCGCGGGCTTGTCAGCCAACCACCCTCGGTTGACTGACGGACAGTCGCAAACATAGAAAACGCTACTCCTTCAATTCGATCATGATCACATGCGTGGGCGTGGCACCGACGTTTTCGCCGACATGGGTCTGCGAATTTGAGAATAGCACATCACCTGCGGCGAATTCCCGGATCATCGTCTTCCCGTCTGGAAGCGTGATCAGACGCTTAAACGGACTAACCGCGTAGAGCACGAAATCGGGGTGATCGTGTTCTTTTGTTATGTCGCCAGGCGCATCCAGGTACTCGAGGACACGAACCCGTTCATTTTCAAACCGGACACTGTATTTGTCGGCATCGGTTTGGATTGGATCGGCGGCATGGGCGACCGACGCACACAAAAGCAGGGCCGGAACTGAAACGATCTTTGTCATTGCGATGTTCCCTTGTTTGAGCGAGCAACTAAAATCCTGTGCCGTTGGTACAGAATTCTTTGATGCTCGCATTGGATTGAAACTGACCGGTCGACCGGTCTGAGAAGAACATACCGTATCGCTATGCGATCTGTGATATGCTATTTTGCGCAATGGTGCTGCAGTATCGCGGTACCGGCGCGCTCTTGGCACACCCATCATGTACGATTGGAACGACCTGAAACACCTGCTTGCTGTTGCGCGGCACGGCAGCACATTGGCTGCCGCGCGTTCACTTGGAGTCAACCAGTCAACCGTACAGCGACGCATTGCGGAGCTCGAACGCAAACTCGGTTGCGCGTTAGTCGAGCGCCATCAGAGTGGCTACCGCTTGACTCAACTGGGAGAACATCTGCAACCTTTCGCGGAAAGTGTCGCGTCAGCGGCGTCGGCATTCGAACACCACGCCAAATTAGAGGACACTTCAAAATCGGGCTTGCTGCGGCTGACCTGTCCTGAGCCGATCGCCGCCCGGCTAACCAACAGCGGGTTCACCAACCGTTTTCACACCGCGCATACAGATATACATATCGAGTTCGTCCTGAGCGACAGGTATGTCGATCTGTCGACGGGTGAGGCCGATGTAGCACTGAGGTCCGGCGATACCGAAGATGGCGTTCTGGTGGGGCGGAAAATTGCGGACTCGATCTGGGGTATCTATGCCAGTCGAACCTACGTTGCACGCGTGCGGGTGCCGCAGTCTATTGAAGATTTGGCGGCCCATCCGCTGATCGGATTCGACGAGAAGATGCAGAAACACCGTTTGTCCATCTGGCTTTCCCGGGTGGCACCCGATGCGCAATACGCAGCGCGCAGCAGCAGTGTTCTGGGTCTGGTTTCAGCCGCGAAATCCGGTGTCGGCATTGCCCCTCTGCCGGTTGCTTTAGGAGATGCCGAACCCGATTTGATACGTGTCATCAATCTCGTGCCGGAACTGACAAGGGCATGGCGCATTCTGTGTCATCCTAACGTTCGGCAAACCCGGCGCGTGGTATTATTTTTTGATTTCGTCCACGCTGAAATAGACAACCTTAAACCGGTATTGACTGGTTGACGAGTCGATGCTGAGTTTTGCCGACGTGGCAACTTGGAATTTGAAGCGTTAACTGGCCACGGCGCTGAAAAACCTCTCCGCATTGCAGATACTCCCGCAGGAATGGCGATGGGCTCTGCGCGCAGCGATGTAGCTACGGGCGGCACCCTGACAGGGGCAGGTTGACGGCGCGTGAGCGGACCGTGCGCTTAGCCCGCGCTGTACTGGCGCAACACCTCAAGCGGAACAATCGCCAGCGCGCGTTTGTGGGTCGCCGCCAGATTGACCTGCGGCGCGCAGCCTTCGTCATGTGCCTGAAGAAAGCGGCTGGCGCACAGGCACCACGCATCGCCGTCTTTCAGACCGGCAAAGCCGAATTCGGGGCGCGGTGTGCTTAAATCGTTGCCGACATATTTTGAAAAGGCCAGAAATTCCACCGTCATGATGGCGCACACGGTGTGCGAGCCCTGATCGGCGGCGCAGGTGTTGCAGTGGCCATCGCGGAAGAAACCGGTCATCGGGTCGGTGCCGCAGATCAGAAGCGGGCCGCCCAGTACGTTTATGCTGTCGTCCTTTTCCATGTCGTCCCCCCTAAAGGCTGTTTGCGATGGTGCGGAACATGGCGACATTGGCGTCATTCACACCGTCATCGCGAAAATTCCGGTCGGCCCCCGTGGTCGCGATAACCACGCCGCTGTTCTGGTTGACATAGACGTACTGGCCGTAAATTCCACGCCCCATGAATTCACCCATAGGCGCGCCCTTGGGCACCCACCACTGATAGCCATAGCCGATTGCGTCGGCTTTCGTCGGGGCGCTGGGCGCGGTTGACGCGGCAACCCAGTCGGCCGGAACGATCTGTTGCCCGTTATAGCGGCCGTTTTGCAGAAACATCTGGCCAAAGCGCGCATAATCCCGCGTGGTCAGGTTCAGGCCGCCCAGCACAAAGGCCGTGCCCGCGCCATCGGTGATGTAAAGCGGCGACTGTTCCAGCCCCAAGGGTGCAATCACCTTTTCCGACAGCAGATCGGGAATGGTGCGCCCGGTTGCCCCCCGGATCACCATGCCGATCACATGGGTATCAATCGAGACATACTGCCATTGCTGGCCGGGCGCGACAAAGGTCTCCGTCAGGTCGGCGGCAAAATCATCCATCCGCCCGCCAAGGGCCAGAACCCGCCCCATGCGGTTGATGTCGGAATTGAAGTCCAGATAATCCTCGTCAAAAGTGACGCCGCTGGCCATCTGCAACACATCCCGGATGGTCGCGCCGTCATAGGCACCACCTTTCAGCATCGGCGCGTATTGCGTCACCGGATCGTCAAGCGACGCGATCGCGCCTTCGTCCAGCAGAATGCCGAACAGGGCCGACACAAAGCTTTTGGCGACGGACCAGGATAAGCGACGGTCATCCGCCGTTGTACCCAGATAATATTCTTCGAACACGATCTGCCCGTCTTTCAAAACCAGCAGCGATGTGACGGCGC harbors:
- a CDS encoding arylsulfatase; amino-acid sequence: MFCAGFASAQDTSRPNILVIWGDDIGWQNLSAYGAGTMGYTTPNIDRIANEGIRFTDHYAQPSCTAGRAAFITGQYPIRSGMTTVGQPGSPLGLQAASPTLSEELKDIGYRTGHFGKNHLGDRNEHLPTVHGFDEFFGNLYHLNTQEESEQRDYQRSGEQFAGSLEAYEERFGTRGVIHSFATDTFDETEHPRFGVVGNQTIEDTGPLTQERMKMFDEAEVIPLAKQFMANAQEANEPFFVWLNTSRMHLYTRLNEEWRYAAEEFTSEADMHGSGMLQHDHDIGLVLDWLDERGLSDNTIVWYSTDNGPEHSSWPHGATTPFRGEKMTTYEGGVRVPSMIRWPGILPERTTLNGMQAHQDMFTTLAAAAGIEDVAAKVLQEDDQFIDGINNLAYWKGEQDNTNRTHIFHYYESIMTAVRMGPWKSHFSTKEDYYANVVPRTVPLVFNIRQDPFESYDTTDAYGHLMQKVSWLIQPMGVLMGQHLQTLAEYPPVQGGTSFNMSNIVEDFMSKGMQ
- a CDS encoding cyclic nucleotide-binding domain-containing protein is translated as MELTLESAFSTGGLVGHTSYLLLVASMLMRDITRLRILVIASALVAITYDTIWLKDPIGVFWETLLVTVNVVQIALIWNKNRRTRFNADEQALVNARLSRLDPHFARAILNMGFWADGTAGTELTRQNRPVRFLVYLLSGQVDIMCDGHKVGTCGPGNFIGEMSLLDNSNASATAVVAAPSRYWMIPTYEIRKMRVVAPELAEAIEMGIAQDLKTKILALNARPKATG
- a CDS encoding DUF1330 domain-containing protein; its protein translation is MAAYAIFDVEIHDAEQYQSFMLGVKPALEAAGAKYLSRGGAHKVYEGDWEPRRIVLLEFPSVAHFESFYNSATYQGLKSIRDACSSARLVSVEGIDPGQ
- a CDS encoding c-type cytochrome translates to MTKADANIPPQARFRPALPGWRAICGAALFLFAASGHAGAQEFYTLKGHGGPIKGIAAAGDGTILTASFDNTVGLWRNGAPTWLDGHDAAVNAVVYLGDGRVVSAGDDYSIRLWDSAAGTSRLLGRHAAKILQLAVSPDGKYVASASWDRTARVWPLKGDAPPVEMRGHGNIVNDVVFSGDGTQLITASGDGTLRVWNTATGAVERLLVEHGFGINAIELAPDDNWIAYGAVDGGTRVLSLPDGEVLGDFTLGHRPILALAQHAGTARIAVGDGQGYIMMVDTENWRVADDFQASTSGPVWALAFSPDGQNIHAGGLDNAMYSWPVNNMVKANQMAAGQRSYQTPPEEMSNGERQFQRKCSICHTLGPDSERRAGPTLYQVFGRPAGTIDGYSYSDTLKTSDIIWSETTIDLLFDHGPDDYIPGSKMPLQRITSAADRADLIAFLKTSTTPE
- the rpsA gene encoding 30S ribosomal protein S1, whose product is MDEFEALLNESFEMDTPEEGSVVKGKVIAIEAGQAIIDVGYKMEGRVELKEFANPGEAPEIAVGDEVEVFLRQVENARGEAVISREMARREEAWDRLEKAYEKEERVEGAIFGRVKGGFTVDLGGAVAFLPGSQVDVRPVRDAGPLMGLKQPFQVLKMDRRRGNIVVSRRAILEESRAEQRAEVIGNLTEGQEVDGVVKNITEYGAFVDLGGVDGLLHVTDMAWRRVNHPSEILTIGETIKVQVIKINKETHRISLGMKQLQEDPWDLVAGKYPLGSTHTGRVTNITDYGAFVELEPGVEGLVHVSEMSWTKKNVHPGKIVSTSQEVEVMVLEIDSAKRRVSLGLKQTQRNPWEVFAETHPEGTEVEGEVKNITEFGLFIGLEGDIDGMVHLSDLSWDERGEDAIQSYHKGDMVQAVVSEVDVEKERISLSVKALGGDKFAEAVGGVKRGSIVTVTVTSIEDGGIEVEYEGMKSFIRRSDLSRDRAEQRPERFSVGDKVDVRITNVDAKTRRLGVSIKAREIAEEKEAVQQYGSSDSGASLGDILGAALKGDE
- the ihfB gene encoding integration host factor subunit beta, whose product is MIRSELIQKIADDNPHLYQRDVERIVNTIFDEITNAMARGDRVELRGFGAFSVKKRDARVGRNPRTGETVQVEEKHVPFFKTGKLLRDRLNGK
- a CDS encoding lipopolysaccharide assembly protein LapA domain-containing protein, whose translation is MRYIRYAFLATLAIVLVCLALANRTHVTVSTMPEGLPDPLGLRHSVDLPLFVIIFGGIVAGLIIGFVWEWMREYKHRAEATRKSREVRKLEREVTKLKGEKHEGKDEVLALLEDAR
- a CDS encoding phosphoribosylanthranilate isomerase, which produces MTSRIRVKLCGLTLPSDIAVAAKSGAAYIGFNFFPKSPRYVDFQKAADLAAAVPAGICKVALTVNADNAMLDALTTAVPVDMLQLHGSETPERVAEIKARYGLPVMKVIGVADAGDLEALDVYNRVADQIMVDAKPPKMAELPGGNGLAFDWRLIAGRRWPVPWMLAGGLTAQNVAEAIRMTGAVQVDVASGIESAPGIKDPAKIVAFLDAAHAA
- a CDS encoding GNAT family N-acetyltransferase, whose translation is MSVVFRLAGVADVPAVVALLRDDMLGQAREGLDMDDYIAAFHQMQSEGHNHLIVGESDGRIVATYQLTFIRGLSLRAARRAQIESVRVASDMRGQQIGEALIGDAENRARAAGCSLMQLTMNASRTDSARFYQRVGFTPSHIGYKRDLT